One genomic segment of Streptomyces sp. TLI_146 includes these proteins:
- the tgmA gene encoding putative ATP-grasp-modified RiPP — MRPFTLRYTVPHEPEAVAVPYRFDASRQLNVLPDGRPAVADRAVLRATGTTASTAGSQTHFDD; from the coding sequence ATGAGGCCGTTCACTCTGCGTTACACGGTGCCGCATGAGCCGGAGGCGGTGGCGGTCCCCTACCGCTTCGACGCCTCGCGGCAGTTGAACGTGCTACCAGACGGGCGTCCCGCGGTGGCCGACCGCGCGGTGCTCAGGGCGACCGGGACCACCGCGTCCACCGCCGGTTCCCAGACCCATTTCGACGACTGA
- the tgmB gene encoding ATP-grasp ribosomal peptide maturase has translation MTVLILTCEGDVTTDMVVTELHGRGVPLVRLDPADLPGRAVLSAEYAHGDFTGHLSVDGFLVSMSGLRSVWVRRPGEPAAHAPEPSRWLTAEVRQALFGMLYSASARWMNHPRDAEQARHKPWQLRVAHAGGFAVPPTVVTTVPRVARQFAQEYRDVVVKSAAGPPPDEPLMALPTTLIGPDADFSSVRAGPVLLQRYIPKKADIRLTCVGALLFAARKVSDPDQVDGRYDDSGRRWEPTGVPDRIAESVHAYTRRTGLAYAAFDFAEDAEGVWWFLECNQGGQFGFVELDTGLPIAAAVADWLAQ, from the coding sequence ATGACGGTTCTCATCCTCACCTGCGAAGGCGACGTCACCACGGACATGGTGGTGACCGAGCTGCACGGGCGGGGTGTCCCGCTGGTGCGCCTCGACCCGGCCGATCTGCCCGGCCGGGCGGTGCTGTCGGCCGAGTACGCCCACGGGGACTTCACGGGGCACCTGTCGGTCGACGGGTTCCTGGTGAGCATGTCGGGGCTGCGCTCGGTCTGGGTGCGCCGGCCGGGGGAGCCCGCCGCCCATGCGCCGGAGCCCTCCCGGTGGCTGACCGCCGAGGTCCGCCAGGCGCTGTTCGGCATGCTGTACTCGGCCTCGGCGCGCTGGATGAACCATCCGCGCGACGCCGAACAGGCCCGCCACAAGCCCTGGCAGCTGCGGGTCGCCCACGCCGGCGGGTTCGCCGTGCCGCCCACCGTCGTCACGACGGTTCCCCGGGTGGCCCGGCAGTTCGCGCAGGAGTACCGGGACGTGGTGGTCAAGAGCGCCGCAGGGCCGCCGCCGGACGAGCCCCTGATGGCGCTGCCGACCACGCTGATCGGCCCCGACGCGGACTTCTCCAGCGTCCGGGCGGGCCCGGTGCTGCTCCAGCGCTACATACCCAAGAAGGCGGACATCCGGCTCACCTGCGTGGGTGCGCTGCTGTTCGCCGCCCGGAAGGTCTCCGACCCCGATCAGGTGGACGGGCGCTACGACGACAGCGGCCGCCGCTGGGAGCCCACCGGGGTGCCCGACCGCATCGCCGAGTCGGTGCACGCGTACACCCGCCGCACCGGGCTCGCCTACGCGGCGTTCGACTTCGCCGAGGACGCGGAGGGGGTCTGGTGGTTCCTGGAGTGCAACCAGGGCGGGCAGTTCGGCTTCGTCGAGCTGGACACGGGCCTGCCGATAGCCGCCGCGGTCGCCGACTGGCTGGCTCAGTGA
- a CDS encoding cytochrome P450, with product MPLPAPPLHPVRGPRGLPRPLGHLFAFGKDPLAFLTRLRDEFGDAVTWSLGPRRSLFLSHPQHIVELLAAREHTFDILDIGWAFKQITGQSVIISKGGDWRRKRSLVQPTVRPRQVRSYAATMVDCAGAAADAWREGERIDVREQMALITQRVVLRTLFGNDLGEQTRALADAMDLAGRTVGAELRGIGLFLPAWVRTPSRRALLNAVATMDAEVHRLIQERLSAPDAADKHDDLLSRLLAARDEEGRPLSPKEVRDEAVTLWAAGHETTSTALTWTLHLLSRDPAARARLEAELDDVLAGRPPTVDDYDRLVWTRQIVKEALRLYPPVWLVPAVARAGATLGGTRVPAGTIVWCSQWTTHRDPRWFPRPDEFRPERWGADAPEAVPEHAWYPFGGGQRTCLGARFAQVEAALVLATLAQRCRLDLPAAEVTPRAALLLQPEVPLVATVRTRRPAAVH from the coding sequence GTGCCCCTGCCCGCACCGCCGCTCCACCCGGTCCGCGGCCCCCGGGGCCTGCCCCGGCCGCTGGGCCACCTGTTCGCCTTCGGAAAGGATCCGCTCGCCTTCCTGACCCGGCTGCGCGACGAGTTCGGGGACGCGGTGACCTGGTCGCTCGGCCCCAGGCGCAGCCTGTTCCTCTCCCATCCCCAGCACATCGTGGAGTTGCTGGCGGCGCGCGAGCACACCTTCGACATCCTCGACATCGGCTGGGCGTTCAAGCAGATCACCGGGCAGAGCGTCATCATCAGCAAGGGCGGCGACTGGCGGCGCAAGCGCTCACTGGTGCAGCCGACCGTACGGCCGCGCCAGGTCCGCTCGTACGCCGCGACGATGGTGGACTGCGCGGGCGCGGCGGCCGACGCCTGGCGCGAGGGCGAGCGCATCGACGTACGCGAGCAGATGGCGCTCATCACCCAGCGGGTGGTGCTGCGCACCCTGTTCGGCAACGACCTCGGGGAGCAGACCCGGGCGCTGGCCGACGCGATGGACCTGGCCGGGCGGACGGTGGGGGCGGAGTTGCGCGGCATCGGCCTGTTCCTGCCCGCCTGGGTGCGCACCCCGTCCCGGCGGGCCCTGCTGAACGCCGTGGCCACCATGGACGCCGAGGTGCACCGGCTCATCCAGGAGCGGCTGAGCGCGCCCGACGCCGCCGACAAGCACGACGACCTGCTCAGCAGGCTCCTCGCGGCCCGCGACGAGGAGGGGCGGCCGCTGTCGCCCAAGGAGGTGCGCGACGAGGCCGTCACCCTCTGGGCCGCCGGTCACGAGACCACCTCCACGGCGCTGACCTGGACCCTGCACCTGCTCTCCCGCGACCCGGCGGCCCGCGCCCGGCTCGAAGCCGAGCTGGACGACGTCCTGGCGGGGCGCCCGCCCACCGTCGACGACTACGACCGGCTGGTGTGGACCCGGCAGATCGTCAAGGAGGCGCTGCGGCTGTACCCGCCGGTCTGGCTCGTCCCCGCGGTCGCCCGCGCGGGAGCCACGCTCGGCGGCACGCGCGTTCCGGCCGGGACGATCGTCTGGTGCAGCCAGTGGACCACGCACCGCGATCCGCGCTGGTTCCCGCGCCCCGACGAGTTCCGGCCCGAGCGCTGGGGCGCCGACGCGCCCGAGGCGGTGCCGGAGCACGCCTGGTACCCGTTCGGCGGCGGCCAGCGGACCTGTCTCGGCGCCCGCTTCGCCCAGGTCGAGGCCGCCCTGGTGCTCGCCACCCTCGCCCAGCGCTGCCGCCTGGACCTGCCGGCCGCCGAGGTGACGCCCCGCGCCGCACTGCTGCTCCAGCCGGAGGTGCCGCTCGTGGCGACCGTGCGCACGCGCCGCCCCGCCGCGGTTCACTGA
- a CDS encoding LysR family transcriptional regulator, translated as MQLELRHLQAVCQIAEAGSLGRAARRLGVSQPSLSAQLRRIERVTGGDLFVRSRNGTEPTPLGRFVLARARRVLSEMDALGTGARTVAADTPMRLGCILLVLVDGLLEQTGLSLCGQEITVDLEHSVTALTRMLGAGRYDAIVYGEVNDHEVPLPEGVLARTLIPEEPFSIRMSARHPLADREHIELADLADESWMTLVEDDDGGPEAFLEACARAGFVPRLRHRIADRKMQYALIAGGRAVALSQPTAPRAEGTVVRPLAGAPLHGRIRLAWNRSAVTAQQARLLYRAAVCAYLSNVDNNAFHRAWWDTHPELHPPYEPQELQASDA; from the coding sequence ATGCAGCTGGAGTTGAGGCACTTACAGGCCGTCTGCCAGATTGCGGAGGCGGGCAGTCTCGGACGCGCCGCCCGCCGTCTCGGGGTGTCCCAGCCCTCCCTCTCCGCCCAGCTGCGCCGCATCGAGCGCGTGACCGGCGGCGATCTCTTCGTCCGCAGCCGCAACGGCACCGAGCCGACCCCGCTGGGCCGGTTCGTGCTCGCCAGGGCGCGCCGGGTGCTCAGCGAGATGGACGCGCTCGGCACCGGGGCGCGCACGGTCGCCGCCGACACCCCGATGCGGCTCGGCTGCATCCTGCTCGTCCTGGTCGACGGCCTGCTGGAGCAGACCGGCCTCTCGCTCTGCGGCCAGGAGATCACCGTCGACCTGGAGCACTCGGTGACCGCGCTGACCCGGATGCTCGGCGCCGGACGCTATGACGCCATCGTGTACGGCGAGGTGAACGACCACGAAGTACCACTCCCCGAAGGGGTCCTGGCCAGGACGCTGATCCCGGAGGAACCGTTCTCCATCCGGATGTCGGCCCGCCACCCGCTGGCCGACCGGGAGCACATCGAGCTGGCCGACCTGGCCGACGAGTCGTGGATGACCCTCGTGGAGGACGACGACGGCGGCCCGGAGGCATTCCTGGAGGCGTGCGCGCGCGCCGGGTTCGTCCCCCGGCTGCGGCACCGGATCGCGGACCGCAAGATGCAGTACGCGCTGATCGCCGGGGGCCGCGCCGTCGCCCTGAGCCAGCCGACCGCGCCACGGGCGGAGGGCACCGTGGTGCGCCCCCTCGCCGGCGCCCCGCTGCACGGCCGCATCCGCCTGGCCTGGAACCGCTCGGCCGTCACGGCGCAGCAGGCGCGGCTGCTCTACCGCGCGGCGGTCTGCGCGTATCTGTCCAACGTCGACAACAACGCGTTCCACCGCGCCTGGTGGGACACCCACCCGGAACTGCACCCGCCGTACGAACCGCAGGAGCTCCAGGCCTCCGACGCCTGA
- a CDS encoding M28 family peptidase, producing MTAAVAALALTTSLTGALAGTASAAPHSQSGPDQRPTPLSRAVAAADKAVRSGLDTLVNSPQEQYERRMVTPWVKNLYSVAYERSYRGLPVVGGDAVVLADGDGDIRAVQSASAVRVDVATTPSVTAKTAESTSRTKLAKVDKVVDSRLVVRLADGKAALAWETVLAGRTKSAPSKLHVFVDARTGKVLATHDDVEAGTANSKWNGPSPLTIDTTGSGGTYSLRDPNRPGLSCADYSTGSVFSKSSDSWGTGNPTSKETGCADLMFAAQKQWNMLGQWLGRNGVDGSGRSFPGKVGLGDLNAYWDGSSVTIGHNSANEWIAGIDVVAHEYGHAIDSNTPGGTSGQEAGLGEGTGDIFGALTEAYTNEPAPYDTPDYTVGEMIDLQGRGPIRNMYNPSLVSNDPNCYSSSIPGTEVHKAAGPINHWFYLLAEGSNPGGGKPNSPTCNSSTVTGVGVQNAGKIFYGGMLLKTSSMSYKKYRTATLSSAKTLDPTCDLFNKTKAAWDAISVPAQTGDPTCTPSGQNDFSMALNPASGTVQQGGSVTTTVSTAVTTGNAQSVALTASGLPSGVTASFNPATVQSGQSSVLTLSATSNAAPGASTITVKGQGTTLSHTVDYVLNVGGTPPGTDPPNIDVANIQAHLSQLGTIATQNGGNRRAGSGGYTQSVAYIKGKLQAAGYTVAEQNCTSCTYPSNNLIADWPGGPADQTIMLGAHLDSVSAGPGINDNGSGSATLLENALVLAQKNPTMTKHVRFAWWTDEEQGLNGSKFYVNRLSTTDRAAIKAYYNFDMVGSPNGGYFINNLNSTAGAPLKAYWTSLNLAPEENVEGQGRSDDASFQAAGIATSGYAAGASDRKTSAQAAKWGGTANAAYDSCYHSACDTPSNIGPTVLDRSADGVAYAIWKQAVGGTTPAQDFSLATNPPSGSAKPGDSVTSTVNTTTVSGNPQTVALSVSGAPSGVTATLNPTSVQSGSSSTLTVQVGASTAPGTYTLTVTGAGTVSHSTTYTLTVGGGTCTPRQLVVNGGFEDGSSPWTATSGVITNQAGETPHGGSYMAWLNGWGSPRTDSASQSLSIPSGCSRYQLSFFQHIDTDENENVAYDVFTVSVGGQTLATFSNLDAESGYTQKSYDLSAFAGQTVTLKFNGVEDQSLQTSYVVDDVTLQVS from the coding sequence TTGACGGCCGCCGTGGCAGCACTGGCACTGACCACGAGCCTGACCGGCGCTTTGGCCGGTACGGCATCGGCCGCACCCCATTCGCAGTCAGGGCCGGACCAGCGGCCCACCCCCCTCTCGCGCGCCGTCGCCGCCGCCGACAAGGCGGTCCGCAGCGGGCTCGACACCTTGGTCAACTCCCCGCAGGAACAGTACGAACGGCGCATGGTCACCCCCTGGGTGAAGAACCTCTACTCCGTCGCCTACGAGCGCAGCTACCGCGGGCTGCCGGTCGTCGGCGGCGACGCGGTGGTGCTCGCGGACGGCGACGGTGACATCCGCGCCGTGCAGTCCGCCTCGGCCGTACGCGTCGACGTGGCGACCACCCCGTCGGTCACCGCGAAAACGGCCGAATCCACCTCGCGCACCAAACTGGCCAAGGTCGACAAGGTGGTCGACAGCCGGCTCGTCGTCCGGCTCGCGGACGGCAAAGCGGCCCTCGCCTGGGAGACCGTGCTCGCCGGACGCACGAAGTCCGCGCCCAGCAAGCTCCACGTCTTCGTGGACGCACGGACCGGCAAGGTCCTCGCCACCCACGACGACGTCGAGGCGGGCACGGCCAACAGCAAGTGGAACGGGCCCAGTCCGCTCACCATCGACACCACCGGTTCGGGCGGCACCTACTCGCTGCGCGACCCCAACCGGCCCGGCCTGAGCTGCGCCGACTACAGCACCGGATCCGTCTTCAGCAAGTCCTCGGACTCCTGGGGCACGGGCAACCCCACCAGCAAGGAGACCGGCTGCGCGGACCTCATGTTCGCCGCGCAGAAGCAGTGGAACATGCTGGGCCAGTGGCTCGGGCGCAACGGCGTCGACGGCAGCGGCCGCAGCTTCCCCGGCAAGGTCGGCCTGGGCGACCTCAACGCGTACTGGGACGGCAGCTCGGTCACCATCGGCCACAACAGCGCCAACGAGTGGATCGCCGGAATCGACGTGGTGGCCCATGAGTACGGGCACGCCATCGACTCCAACACCCCCGGCGGCACCAGCGGCCAGGAGGCCGGACTCGGCGAGGGCACCGGTGACATCTTCGGCGCGCTGACCGAGGCGTACACGAACGAGCCCGCCCCGTACGACACCCCGGACTACACGGTCGGCGAGATGATCGACCTCCAGGGCCGGGGCCCGATCCGGAACATGTACAACCCCTCGCTCGTCAGCAACGACCCGAACTGCTACAGCTCCTCGATACCCGGCACCGAGGTGCACAAGGCCGCGGGCCCGATCAACCACTGGTTCTATCTGCTCGCCGAGGGCAGCAACCCCGGCGGCGGCAAGCCCAACAGCCCCACCTGCAACAGCTCCACGGTGACGGGCGTGGGCGTCCAGAACGCCGGCAAGATCTTCTACGGCGGCATGCTCCTCAAGACCAGCAGCATGTCGTACAAGAAGTACCGTACGGCGACGCTGAGTTCGGCCAAGACGCTCGACCCCACATGCGACCTGTTCAACAAGACCAAGGCCGCCTGGGACGCGATCAGCGTGCCCGCGCAGACCGGTGACCCGACCTGCACGCCGAGCGGCCAGAACGACTTCTCGATGGCGCTGAACCCGGCGTCCGGCACGGTCCAGCAGGGCGGATCGGTCACCACCACGGTGAGCACGGCCGTCACCACCGGCAACGCCCAGTCGGTGGCTCTCACCGCCTCCGGCCTGCCGTCCGGTGTGACTGCCTCCTTCAACCCGGCCACCGTGCAGTCCGGCCAGTCCTCGGTGCTCACGCTCTCCGCGACCAGCAACGCGGCGCCCGGCGCGTCCACCATCACCGTCAAGGGCCAGGGCACCACGCTCTCGCACACCGTCGACTACGTGCTCAACGTCGGCGGCACCCCGCCCGGCACCGACCCGCCCAACATCGACGTCGCCAACATCCAGGCGCACCTCTCCCAGCTGGGCACCATCGCCACCCAGAACGGCGGCAACCGCCGCGCGGGCAGCGGCGGCTACACCCAGTCGGTGGCCTACATCAAGGGCAAGCTGCAAGCCGCCGGATACACCGTGGCCGAGCAGAACTGCACCAGCTGCACCTACCCGTCGAACAACCTGATCGCCGACTGGCCCGGCGGCCCCGCCGACCAGACCATCATGCTCGGGGCGCACCTCGACAGCGTGTCGGCCGGACCCGGCATCAACGACAACGGCTCGGGCTCCGCGACCCTGCTGGAGAACGCGCTGGTCCTGGCGCAGAAGAACCCCACCATGACCAAGCACGTGCGCTTCGCCTGGTGGACCGACGAGGAGCAGGGCCTCAACGGCTCCAAGTTCTACGTCAACCGGCTGAGCACCACCGACCGCGCGGCGATCAAGGCGTACTACAACTTCGACATGGTCGGCTCGCCCAACGGCGGCTACTTCATCAACAACCTCAACTCGACGGCGGGAGCACCGCTCAAGGCGTACTGGACCTCACTCAACCTCGCCCCCGAGGAGAACGTCGAGGGCCAGGGCCGCAGTGACGACGCGTCCTTCCAGGCCGCCGGCATCGCCACCTCCGGCTACGCGGCCGGCGCCAGCGACCGCAAGACCTCGGCACAGGCCGCCAAGTGGGGCGGCACGGCCAACGCCGCCTACGACTCCTGCTACCACAGCGCCTGCGACACCCCGAGCAACATCGGCCCCACGGTCCTGGACCGCAGTGCCGACGGTGTGGCGTACGCGATCTGGAAGCAGGCCGTCGGCGGGACCACCCCGGCGCAGGACTTCTCCCTCGCCACCAACCCGCCCTCCGGCAGCGCCAAGCCGGGCGACAGCGTCACGAGCACCGTGAACACCACCACCGTCAGCGGTAACCCGCAGACCGTCGCCCTGTCGGTCTCGGGCGCGCCCAGCGGTGTGACCGCGACGCTCAACCCGACGTCCGTGCAGTCCGGCAGCTCCTCGACGCTGACCGTGCAGGTCGGTGCGAGCACCGCACCGGGCACGTACACCCTGACGGTCACGGGCGCCGGTACGGTCAGCCACAGCACCACCTACACGCTGACCGTCGGCGGCGGCACCTGCACACCGCGCCAGCTCGTCGTCAACGGCGGGTTCGAGGACGGCTCCAGCCCGTGGACGGCCACCTCGGGCGTCATCACCAACCAGGCCGGCGAGACGCCGCACGGCGGCTCGTACATGGCATGGCTGAACGGCTGGGGCTCGCCCCGCACGGACAGCGCCTCCCAGTCGCTGAGCATTCCGTCCGGCTGCTCCCGCTACCAGCTCTCGTTCTTCCAGCACATCGACACGGACGAGAACGAGAACGTCGCCTATGACGTCTTCACCGTCTCGGTGGGCGGCCAGACCCTGGCCACCTTCTCCAACCTGGACGCCGAATCCGGCTACACGCAGAAGTCCTACGACCTCTCGGCGTTCGCCGGACAGACCGTCACCCTGAAGTTCAACGGAGTGGAGGACCAGTCCCTGCAGACCTCGTACGTCGTGGACGACGTCACCCTCCAGGTGAGCTGA
- a CDS encoding FAD-dependent oxidoreductase produces MPRPLRTAIVGAGPAGIYAADALLKSAAAVDPGVSIDLFERMPAPFGLIRYGVAPDHPRIKGIVTALHQVLDKPQIRLFGNVDYPGDISLDELHDFYDAVIFSTGADADRALDIPGIELDGSYGAADFVSWYDGHPDAPRTWPLHADKVAVLGVGNVALDVARILAKTADELLPTEIPANVYDGLKANRAREIHVFGRRGPAQAKFSPMELRELDHSPTIEVIVDPEDIDYDDGSIATRRSNKQADMVAKTLENWAIRDVGERPHKLFLHFFESPTEILGEDGTVVGLRTERTRLDGTGNVHGTGEFHDWDIQSVYRAVGYLSDELPKLPWDVESGTVPNEGGRVVEAGQHLPSTYVTGWIRRGPVGLIGHTKGDANETVANLLDDHAQGRLRTPSAPEPEAVDAFLAERGVRWTTWEGWHRLDAAEKALGEPQGRERVKIVEREDMLRASGA; encoded by the coding sequence ATGCCCCGCCCCCTGCGGACAGCCATCGTGGGCGCAGGTCCCGCCGGGATCTACGCCGCGGATGCGCTGTTGAAGTCCGCGGCCGCTGTGGATCCCGGTGTCTCGATCGACTTGTTCGAGCGGATGCCGGCCCCGTTCGGGCTGATCCGTTACGGCGTTGCTCCCGACCACCCGCGTATCAAGGGCATTGTCACCGCCCTGCACCAGGTGCTCGACAAGCCGCAGATCCGGCTGTTCGGCAACGTGGACTACCCCGGTGACATCAGCCTCGACGAACTCCACGACTTCTATGACGCGGTGATCTTCTCCACCGGTGCCGACGCCGACCGGGCGCTCGACATTCCCGGCATCGAGCTGGACGGTTCCTATGGCGCCGCCGACTTCGTGTCCTGGTACGACGGGCACCCCGACGCGCCCCGCACCTGGCCCCTGCACGCGGACAAGGTCGCCGTGCTCGGTGTCGGCAACGTCGCCCTGGACGTGGCCCGGATCCTCGCCAAGACCGCCGACGAACTCCTGCCCACCGAGATCCCGGCGAACGTCTACGACGGTCTCAAGGCCAACCGGGCGCGTGAGATCCATGTCTTCGGCCGGCGCGGGCCCGCCCAGGCCAAGTTCAGCCCGATGGAGCTGCGCGAGCTGGACCACTCCCCGACCATCGAGGTCATCGTCGACCCCGAGGACATCGACTACGACGACGGCTCCATCGCCACCCGCCGCTCCAACAAGCAGGCCGACATGGTCGCCAAGACCCTGGAGAACTGGGCCATCCGCGACGTCGGTGAACGGCCGCACAAGCTGTTCCTGCACTTCTTCGAGTCGCCTACCGAGATCCTCGGCGAGGACGGCACGGTTGTCGGCCTGCGCACCGAACGCACCCGCCTCGACGGCACCGGCAACGTCCACGGCACCGGCGAATTCCACGACTGGGACATCCAGAGCGTCTACCGGGCCGTCGGCTACCTCTCCGACGAACTGCCCAAACTCCCCTGGGATGTCGAGTCGGGCACCGTCCCCAACGAGGGCGGCCGTGTCGTCGAAGCCGGGCAGCACCTGCCGTCGACGTATGTCACCGGGTGGATCCGGCGCGGCCCGGTCGGTCTGATCGGCCACACCAAGGGCGACGCCAACGAGACCGTCGCCAACCTCCTGGACGACCACGCCCAGGGACGCCTGCGTACCCCCTCCGCACCGGAGCCGGAGGCCGTCGACGCCTTCCTCGCCGAGCGCGGCGTGCGCTGGACGACGTGGGAGGGCTGGCACCGCCTTGACGCCGCCGAGAAGGCGCTGGGCGAGCCGCAGGGCCGCGAGCGCGTCAAGATCGTGGAGCGCGAGGACATGCTGAGGGCCAGCGGCGCGTAG
- a CDS encoding DUF4031 domain-containing protein: MTVYVDDVKDYGALARRRGLPSAHWCHMTADTEDELHAFAAALGMRRAWYQRKGPQDHRWHYDITPPTRAQAVRLGAREVDRRFMGNLMISRSDDVRV; encoded by the coding sequence TTGACCGTCTACGTGGACGACGTGAAGGACTACGGCGCTCTCGCGCGACGACGAGGTCTGCCGTCCGCGCACTGGTGCCATATGACGGCCGACACCGAGGACGAACTGCACGCGTTCGCGGCCGCCCTCGGCATGCGACGCGCCTGGTACCAGCGCAAGGGCCCACAGGACCACCGGTGGCACTACGACATCACCCCGCCGACCCGCGCCCAGGCCGTCCGGCTGGGCGCCCGGGAGGTGGACCGGCGGTTCATGGGCAACCTGATGATCAGCCGCAGCGACGACGTCCGGGTCTGA
- a CDS encoding MFS transporter — MSPRVILLLAITCGVAVGNVYFPQAISPTVAAALDVSPDAAALTVTAAQFGYAAGIFLLVPLGDRIPHRSLIVTLLGLTGLGLLAAGAAPGLGPLVGASALIGITTVIAPIAGPLAVGLVAEDRRGAVSGTLLSGSIGGMLLSRTLGGTVGEWLGWRAPYLIAAALALITAALLWRVLPRTSPPSRQRYPALLAEPLRLLRAEPELRRSCFYQAMVFGGFSAVWTGVALLLTSSTYGMGARAVGALALVNAATMLCTPFAGRQTDRRGPDAVNLVSMLGVLAAAAVLALGGVGGALGMAALVVGTLLLDLGMQSGMVANQVRFYALRPEARSRLNTAYMTCGYIGGSVGSWTGARAYAAFGWPAVCALVALLTGAALVRHGFATRRKHPAVIAPALRAVEPGRSAAP, encoded by the coding sequence GTGAGCCCCCGTGTGATCCTCCTCCTGGCCATCACCTGCGGCGTGGCCGTGGGCAACGTCTACTTCCCGCAGGCGATCAGCCCCACGGTCGCCGCCGCGCTGGACGTCTCCCCGGACGCGGCCGCCCTCACCGTCACGGCGGCGCAGTTCGGGTACGCGGCGGGGATCTTCCTGCTGGTGCCGCTCGGGGACCGGATCCCGCACCGGTCGCTCATCGTCACGCTGCTCGGCCTCACCGGGCTCGGACTGCTCGCCGCGGGGGCCGCGCCGGGGCTCGGGCCGCTGGTCGGCGCGAGCGCCCTCATCGGCATCACCACGGTGATCGCCCCGATCGCGGGGCCGCTGGCGGTCGGCCTGGTGGCCGAGGACCGGCGCGGGGCGGTCAGCGGGACCCTGCTGAGCGGGTCCATCGGCGGCATGCTGCTCTCGCGGACACTGGGCGGGACCGTCGGGGAGTGGCTGGGGTGGCGCGCGCCGTATCTGATCGCCGCCGCGCTCGCCCTGATCACCGCGGCACTGCTGTGGCGCGTGCTGCCGAGGACGTCGCCGCCGTCGCGGCAGCGGTATCCGGCGCTGCTCGCCGAGCCGCTGCGGCTGCTGCGCGCCGAGCCCGAGCTGCGGCGGTCCTGCTTCTACCAGGCCATGGTGTTCGGTGGTTTCTCGGCCGTCTGGACGGGCGTCGCCCTGCTGCTGACGAGCTCCACGTACGGCATGGGCGCGCGGGCGGTCGGGGCGCTCGCCCTGGTCAACGCGGCGACCATGCTCTGCACCCCGTTCGCCGGACGGCAGACGGACCGCCGGGGGCCCGACGCGGTCAACCTCGTCAGCATGCTCGGCGTCCTGGCGGCGGCCGCCGTCCTGGCGCTCGGCGGCGTCGGCGGGGCGCTCGGCATGGCCGCCCTGGTGGTGGGCACCCTGCTGCTCGACCTCGGCATGCAGTCCGGCATGGTCGCCAACCAGGTGCGGTTCTACGCACTGCGCCCCGAGGCCCGCAGCAGGCTCAACACCGCGTATATGACCTGCGGTTACATCGGCGGCAGCGTGGGTTCGTGGACCGGGGCGCGGGCGTACGCCGCGTTCGGCTGGCCCGCGGTGTGCGCCCTGGTGGCGCTGCTGACGGGGGCGGCCCTGGTCCGGCACGGCTTCGCGACGCGCCGCAAGCACCCCGCCGTCATCGCCCCGGCCCTGCGGGCGGTCGAGCCGGGGCGGAGCGCGGCCCCGTAG
- a CDS encoding DUF664 domain-containing protein, giving the protein MSSSDLLVDAFGRIRETVAEAVEGLSTEELAFRVDGSANSIAWLVWHLTRIQDDHIADAAGLEQVWTGQGWAQRFGLPLADSDTGYGHTSAQVASVSATAEQLTGYHDAVHAQTVGYLAGLDGKALARVVDTSWDPPVTLAVRLISVVSDDLQHAGQAAFVRGVLSRS; this is encoded by the coding sequence GTGAGCAGTTCCGATCTCCTCGTCGACGCGTTCGGCAGAATCCGCGAAACGGTCGCGGAGGCCGTCGAAGGCCTGAGCACCGAGGAGTTGGCGTTCCGCGTCGACGGCTCGGCCAACTCCATCGCCTGGCTGGTCTGGCATCTGACCAGGATCCAGGACGACCACATCGCGGACGCGGCCGGACTCGAACAGGTGTGGACCGGGCAGGGCTGGGCGCAGCGGTTCGGGCTGCCGCTGGCGGACTCGGACACCGGTTACGGACACACCTCGGCCCAGGTCGCCTCGGTCAGCGCCACCGCCGAGCAGCTGACCGGCTACCACGACGCCGTCCACGCGCAGACCGTCGGCTATCTGGCGGGGCTCGACGGCAAGGCGCTCGCCCGGGTCGTCGACACGTCGTGGGACCCGCCGGTCACCCTGGCGGTCCGGCTGATCAGCGTCGTCTCGGACGACCTCCAGCACGCGGGCCAGGCCGCGTTCGTACGGGGTGTGCTCTCCCGCAGCTGA